Proteins from a single region of Chryseobacterium sp. T16E-39:
- a CDS encoding enolase C-terminal domain-like protein, with translation MKLHFELKKLYLKETFSIAYGDYDSRDTLLIRLSHQNCYGYGECVAIDYYKIDLGGFVFKLKEFQKEIEARKIEHPEAFYKFLVLLDLPPFLRSALDCAYWDLFGKLENKSFMELNDLPFQNLVDSSITISVGNIDEQIRKIEKSSWNKFKVKCKGLQKNNVTRLLQLDRNMALDSNASFNDEDCIWLQEKADIQRFTYLEQPRPIEHYHILKKNGSANWMADEDCQNLGSLEKLKPYYKSVNIKLMKCGGLTPALEMIIKARELGYKIMIGCMTESSVGISAGCVLTGLVDYTDLDGANLISNDYATGNFVENGKIELSGKPGLGIELKK, from the coding sequence ATGAAACTTCACTTTGAACTTAAAAAGCTTTATTTAAAAGAAACATTTTCCATTGCCTATGGCGATTACGATAGCCGGGATACGTTGCTTATCCGGTTGTCCCATCAGAACTGTTATGGATATGGAGAGTGCGTTGCAATAGACTATTACAAGATAGACCTCGGAGGCTTCGTTTTTAAGTTAAAAGAATTTCAGAAAGAAATTGAAGCCAGAAAGATAGAGCACCCTGAAGCGTTTTATAAATTTTTGGTTCTTTTGGATCTGCCTCCATTTTTAAGGTCTGCTTTGGATTGTGCCTACTGGGATCTTTTTGGTAAACTCGAAAATAAAAGTTTTATGGAGCTTAATGACCTTCCTTTTCAGAACTTAGTGGATAGTTCCATTACCATATCTGTCGGCAATATTGATGAGCAGATAAGGAAGATTGAAAAGAGCAGTTGGAACAAATTTAAAGTGAAATGTAAAGGTTTACAAAAAAATAATGTAACCCGCCTTTTGCAATTAGACAGAAATATGGCTCTGGATTCCAATGCAAGTTTTAATGATGAAGATTGCATTTGGCTTCAGGAAAAGGCAGACATTCAAAGGTTTACCTATCTTGAGCAGCCAAGGCCTATTGAGCATTATCATATTTTAAAAAAAAATGGATCCGCAAATTGGATGGCCGATGAAGACTGCCAGAATTTAGGCTCTTTAGAAAAACTGAAACCATATTATAAAAGCGTCAATATTAAACTAATGAAATGTGGGGGCTTAACACCTGCTTTGGAAATGATTATAAAAGCGAGGGAGTTGGGTTATAAAATAATGATAGGATGTATGACGGAGTCCAGTGTAGGGATTTCTGCCGGGTGTGTACTCACGGGTCTCGTTGACTATACAGATCTTGATGGGGCAAATCTGATCTCCAATGATTATGCAACAGGTAATTTTGTAGAAAATGGAAAAATAGAATTATCCGGAAAACCAGGTTTAGGAATAGAATTAAAAAAATAA
- the prfH gene encoding peptide chain release factor H — MDKIIQITSGRGPLECQWVVSKVLKVFLEELKQEKIEYEIIHRENGDENLTLKSVTLILKGKELSGFLKNWLGSICWTGKSTFRKLHKRSNWFIGIFEIEDTEKISFNEKDIQFQTTRSQGSGGQNVNKVNTAVRATHLPTGQSVFAQDSRSQLENKKLSIIRLKEKVLELHIQQLEKRMQETWNNHLQVQRGNPIRTFSGTDFKNNYKDKSFKKTRSTLKNELKNLKNDLN; from the coding sequence ATGGACAAAATAATACAGATTACTTCAGGAAGAGGACCTTTAGAATGCCAGTGGGTGGTATCAAAAGTTCTAAAGGTTTTCCTTGAAGAACTAAAACAGGAAAAAATAGAATACGAAATCATCCATCGGGAAAATGGCGATGAAAACCTGACCCTGAAATCGGTTACCTTGATTTTAAAAGGGAAAGAACTTTCAGGGTTTTTAAAAAATTGGTTGGGAAGTATTTGCTGGACAGGGAAAAGTACATTTAGAAAACTGCACAAAAGAAGCAACTGGTTTATTGGGATCTTTGAAATTGAAGACACTGAAAAGATCAGTTTTAATGAAAAAGATATTCAATTTCAGACTACGAGAAGCCAGGGAAGTGGTGGCCAAAATGTAAATAAAGTAAATACTGCTGTCAGAGCAACCCATTTGCCCACCGGACAAAGTGTTTTTGCACAGGATTCCCGATCTCAACTGGAGAATAAAAAGCTTTCAATTATCCGTTTAAAAGAAAAGGTATTGGAGCTGCATATTCAGCAGTTGGAAAAAAGAATGCAGGAAACCTGGAACAATCACCTGCAGGTGCAGAGAGGAAACCCGATTCGTACATTTTCCGGAACAGATTTTAAAAATAATTATAAGGATAAATCTTTCAAAAAAACAAGAAGTACCCTTAAAAACGAACTTAAAAACTTAAAAAATGACCTTAACTAA